One Bacillota bacterium DNA segment encodes these proteins:
- the cysS gene encoding cysteine--tRNA ligase, protein MSLKIYNTMSREKEEFVPRDEGKVAMYVCGPTVYNYIHIGNGRTYLSFDIIYRYLKYLGYEVTYVRNLTDVDDKIINKAKEEGVSAQEIAERYSIAFTEDTDEMGLARPTIVPKATEHINEMIEIIEGLIKKGLAYEVDGDVYFEVTKFPGYGKLAHRTLEEMRAGERVEIDPRKHHPMDFALWKSAKPDEPSWDSPWGKGRPGWHIECTAMSLKYLGVGFDIHGGGQDLIFPHHENELAQTEGYTGEQFVRYWMHGGMVNIGEEKMAKSLGNIILVRDLLKEHNPNVLRLLALGTHYRSPIDFGSEKLREAEAAYERFLNVRRRIESAMESPTVTRIPEQIEETGRLQHAIQSAKAKFVESMNDDFNSAAALASLFELVKEINTFIEATEQEMTILAKDTLSKADEMLLELAGAVGLNLALPEAEEIESKLPDAIYELASEVLETGIDKKGKSELIDNILARRNQARKNKEWAIADRIRSALSELGIEIEDTPLGSRWKLK, encoded by the coding sequence ATGTCCTTAAAAATTTACAACACGATGAGCAGAGAAAAAGAAGAATTCGTTCCGCGGGATGAAGGCAAAGTTGCCATGTATGTATGCGGCCCAACCGTTTATAACTATATCCACATAGGAAATGGACGTACTTACTTATCTTTCGACATTATCTACCGGTACTTGAAGTATTTAGGATACGAAGTTACATACGTTCGCAACCTGACCGATGTCGATGACAAGATTATCAATAAAGCTAAAGAAGAGGGCGTTTCGGCTCAAGAAATAGCCGAGCGGTATTCTATTGCCTTTACTGAAGATACTGACGAGATGGGGCTTGCAAGACCTACCATAGTACCTAAAGCGACGGAACACATAAATGAGATGATTGAAATCATCGAGGGGTTGATAAAAAAGGGACTTGCTTATGAGGTCGATGGCGACGTTTACTTTGAGGTCACCAAATTTCCCGGTTATGGGAAACTTGCACACCGCACTCTGGAGGAGATGAGAGCAGGAGAGCGTGTCGAGATCGACCCGAGAAAGCATCACCCTATGGATTTTGCATTGTGGAAATCGGCAAAACCAGACGAGCCGTCGTGGGATAGTCCATGGGGCAAGGGAAGACCTGGATGGCATATTGAATGCACTGCCATGTCTCTAAAATACCTTGGTGTCGGCTTTGATATCCACGGAGGAGGCCAAGACCTTATCTTTCCCCACCATGAGAACGAGCTTGCGCAGACAGAGGGCTATACTGGAGAGCAGTTCGTCCGGTACTGGATGCACGGGGGGATGGTCAACATCGGTGAGGAGAAAATGGCAAAGTCGCTGGGCAATATTATATTAGTGCGAGATCTTCTCAAAGAGCATAATCCGAATGTCTTGCGTCTGCTCGCACTGGGAACGCATTACAGAAGCCCAATTGACTTTGGCTCAGAAAAACTTAGGGAGGCCGAGGCTGCGTACGAGAGGTTTTTAAACGTTCGAAGAAGGATAGAAAGCGCCATGGAATCGCCGACGGTAACAAGAATTCCCGAGCAGATCGAAGAAACTGGCCGCCTGCAACATGCAATTCAGAGCGCAAAAGCAAAGTTCGTTGAATCAATGAACGACGATTTCAACAGTGCGGCGGCTCTGGCATCTTTGTTTGAGTTGGTAAAAGAAATTAACACATTTATCGAAGCGACTGAGCAAGAGATGACTATACTTGCTAAGGATACGCTTTCTAAGGCAGATGAGATGCTTCTGGAACTTGCAGGTGCAGTGGGTCTTAATCTTGCACTGCCGGAGGCGGAAGAAATTGAAAGTAAACTTCCAGATGCTATATACGAGCTTGCATCTGAAGTCTTAGAAACTGGTATTGACAAAAAAGGCAAATCTGAGTTGATCGATAATATCCTTGCTCGCAGAAACCAGGCTCGAAAAAATAAGGAATGGGCAATTGCAGATAGAATAAGGAGTGCTCTTAGCGAGTTGGGAATCGAGATAGAGGATACTCCGCTTGGTTCAAGGTGGAAGCTTAAGTAA
- the sigH gene encoding RNA polymerase sporulation sigma factor SigH, producing MSYYIPGAFFQTLTDGQLVATAKKGNDAALEFLLNKYKNFVRLKARAYFLIGADWDDLVQEGMIGLYKAIRDYQEDKQSSFRAFAELCITRQIITAIKTATRQKHLPLNSYVSLNSPVYFEDESNRMLMDLLSGTEIADPIDLVISGEEMQSIKTSFGEILSDLEARVLKLYIDGKSYQEIADELNRHVKSIDNALQRVKRKIDLYLKRRQAKS from the coding sequence TTGTCTTATTATATTCCGGGCGCGTTTTTTCAGACTTTAACCGATGGCCAGCTGGTGGCTACGGCCAAAAAAGGGAACGACGCTGCACTCGAATTCCTTCTCAATAAATACAAAAACTTTGTAAGATTGAAAGCGCGTGCTTATTTCTTAATCGGTGCCGATTGGGATGACCTGGTCCAGGAGGGAATGATTGGACTTTATAAAGCAATCAGAGACTACCAGGAAGATAAACAGTCCTCTTTTAGAGCTTTTGCAGAGCTATGCATTACCAGGCAGATAATTACAGCAATAAAAACTGCAACACGCCAAAAACATCTCCCCCTTAACTCGTATGTTTCATTGAACAGCCCTGTATATTTTGAGGATGAGTCAAACCGAATGCTCATGGATTTGCTGTCCGGCACAGAAATCGCTGATCCGATAGACCTTGTCATAAGCGGCGAGGAAATGCAGAGCATTAAGACCAGTTTTGGTGAAATATTGAGCGATTTAGAGGCGCGGGTTCTTAAACTCTATATCGACGGGAAGTCATATCAGGAGATTGCCGATGAGTTAAACCGGCATGTAAAATCAATCGATAACGCCCTTCAAAGGGTCAAACGCAAGATCGATCTGTATCTCAAAAGGCGCCAAGCAAAGTCTTAA
- the radA gene encoding DNA repair protein RadA, with translation MSKTKYIVRCQVCGCTAPKWMGRCPDCGEWNSMVEEPLEPDILLSKSKLSAADEAKPITSVAVENETRIPTGLSEFDRVLGGGVVPGSLVLIGGEPGIGKSTLLLQVANRLAGKIGRVLIVSGEESVRQISLRAGRLGTLSEDLYLLSEVDVTLIDHQVKTIDPSILIIDSIQTMFHPDIPSAPGSVSQVRECTHYLMRIAKSTHLPTFIVGHVTKEGSIAGPRVLEHMVDTVLYFEGDNYQSFRIVRAVKNRYGSTNEIGIFEMTDAGLIEVANPSELFLNQRPEDSSGSVVIATMEGTRPLLVELQALVAPSYLSMPRRMATGLDYNRLSLLVAVLDRRLGFHLGQEDIYVNAVGGVKVNEPAADLGIILAVASAHKDVAIPKNLVVIGEVGLVGEVRFVSQLEQRLKEVEKLGFTHAIIPDQEIRSKSRSKLDLIKVRDVQRALNYIV, from the coding sequence ATGAGTAAAACAAAGTACATAGTCAGATGTCAGGTTTGCGGGTGCACCGCCCCGAAATGGATGGGGCGGTGTCCCGATTGTGGAGAATGGAATTCCATGGTCGAGGAACCTTTAGAGCCTGACATTTTGCTTTCTAAATCAAAATTAAGTGCCGCTGATGAGGCAAAGCCGATAACAAGTGTTGCCGTTGAGAATGAAACAAGGATTCCGACAGGCCTTTCTGAATTCGACCGTGTTCTTGGCGGAGGGGTAGTACCTGGCTCTCTTGTCTTGATAGGGGGTGAGCCGGGTATCGGAAAATCGACCTTGCTGCTTCAGGTGGCAAACCGGCTGGCGGGCAAGATAGGGCGCGTTCTAATCGTCTCCGGGGAGGAATCTGTGCGCCAGATATCTTTGCGCGCAGGCAGGCTGGGGACACTATCGGAAGATTTGTACCTACTATCCGAGGTTGATGTTACATTAATCGACCACCAAGTTAAAACTATTGATCCCTCAATCCTTATAATCGACTCTATCCAAACTATGTTTCACCCCGATATACCATCTGCCCCGGGCAGTGTGTCTCAGGTGCGTGAGTGCACACACTATCTAATGCGGATTGCAAAAAGCACGCACCTTCCAACTTTTATCGTTGGCCATGTTACTAAAGAAGGCTCGATTGCAGGTCCTAGGGTGCTCGAGCATATGGTAGACACCGTCCTTTACTTCGAAGGCGACAATTACCAGTCTTTCAGGATTGTGCGGGCGGTTAAGAACCGCTATGGCTCGACCAACGAGATTGGCATTTTTGAGATGACCGATGCCGGGCTAATCGAAGTAGCGAACCCATCTGAGCTCTTTTTAAACCAAAGACCGGAGGATTCATCCGGCTCGGTGGTAATAGCAACTATGGAGGGGACAAGGCCGCTTCTTGTTGAGCTGCAGGCCCTTGTAGCACCTTCATATCTATCCATGCCGCGGAGGATGGCTACGGGGCTTGATTACAACAGGCTTTCGCTTCTAGTTGCTGTCCTTGATAGGAGATTGGGGTTTCATTTAGGGCAGGAGGATATCTATGTAAATGCGGTAGGTGGTGTTAAAGTAAATGAACCCGCGGCAGACCTTGGAATCATTTTGGCCGTAGCATCTGCACATAAAGACGTTGCTATTCCAAAAAATCTAGTGGTCATTGGGGAAGTAGGCTTAGTCGGTGAAGTGAGGTTTGTAAGCCAGCTTGAACAGAGGCTAAAAGAAGTAGAAAAGCTGGGGTTTACCCATGCGATTATTCCCGATCAGGAGATTAGATCAAAGAGTAGATCAAAACTAGACCTTATCAAGGTTAGGGATGTTCAGCGGGCACTCAACTATATTGTTTAA
- a CDS encoding PIN/TRAM domain-containing protein: protein MLQLIRIVFIVTGAIGAYELANAGYVPDLFSKYEVFAIILYVIIGVGIGYVLGGVIGRRLLTTLNWVENRIHKLPIADLMLALFGLLIGFILAWLVSIPFGYLEIKIVQFLVAMFAFVVLGYLGVRIALKKRDDLQTFFQSIPIPRTHETKAGKLDLGKAKLLDTSVIIDGRIADVAKTGFIEGSLTIPRFVLRELQMIADSEDSLKRNRGRRGLDILKSLQNEPRLHLEILERDYPDLADVDAKLVRLAAETKSSILTNDYNLNKVAELQGVQVLNLNELANSLKPVVLPGEEMFVGLIREGKESGQGVGYLDDGTMVVVDGGRIHVGEEVEILVTSVLQTPAGRMIFGRMKDQEYSKG from the coding sequence GTGTTACAATTAATACGTATTGTATTCATTGTAACCGGCGCCATTGGAGCCTACGAGCTGGCAAATGCCGGCTATGTACCGGACCTGTTCTCCAAATATGAAGTTTTTGCAATTATTCTATATGTTATTATCGGAGTCGGTATCGGTTACGTCTTAGGCGGAGTTATTGGCCGTCGGTTACTAACGACGCTGAATTGGGTGGAGAATCGGATACACAAGCTACCGATAGCCGATCTAATGCTCGCGCTTTTTGGATTGCTTATCGGATTTATCTTAGCCTGGTTGGTTTCGATACCATTCGGCTATCTTGAGATCAAAATTGTGCAATTCTTAGTGGCAATGTTTGCGTTCGTGGTACTGGGCTATCTTGGTGTAAGGATAGCCCTAAAGAAAAGGGACGATTTGCAAACATTTTTCCAATCAATACCAATCCCAAGGACGCATGAAACTAAAGCCGGTAAACTTGACCTGGGAAAAGCAAAGTTGCTAGATACCAGCGTTATTATCGATGGGCGTATTGCCGATGTGGCAAAGACCGGGTTTATCGAGGGAAGCCTCACAATACCGAGATTTGTGCTAAGGGAACTTCAGATGATAGCGGATTCGGAAGATTCGCTTAAGCGAAACAGGGGACGAAGGGGGCTTGATATACTTAAAAGCCTCCAGAACGAGCCGAGGCTGCATCTTGAGATTCTGGAGAGAGATTATCCAGATCTTGCGGATGTCGACGCGAAGCTTGTTCGGCTTGCAGCCGAAACAAAATCCTCGATATTGACCAATGATTATAACCTGAATAAAGTGGCTGAACTCCAGGGGGTTCAAGTTTTAAACCTAAATGAGCTGGCAAATTCACTAAAACCGGTTGTATTACCGGGAGAGGAGATGTTTGTCGGTCTTATTCGAGAGGGCAAGGAATCTGGACAGGGCGTGGGTTATCTCGACGACGGCACGATGGTAGTTGTCGATGGCGGGAGGATCCACGTTGGCGAAGAAGTTGAGATTTTGGTGACCAGCGTACTTCAAACGCCGGCCGGCCGGATGATTTTTGGCCGCATGAAAGATCAAGAGTACAGCAAGGGATAA
- the gltX gene encoding glutamate--tRNA ligase, with translation MGKVRVRFAPSPTGHLHIGTARTALLNWLYARKEQGTFIVRIEDTDRSRSTIEFEGSILEDLAWMGLNWDEGPDVGGNFGPYRQSERFDLYQMRVNELLHSGQAYRCYCTPEELEERRKKRLAMGLMPIYEGTCRNLTAEQESECIAQGRKPAIRFRVPDEKIIVQDLVRGEIEFSSSVIGDFIILRSDGTPSFHLAVVVDDGEMGITHVIRGEDHITNTARHVPLFKALGYTVPKFAHNAMILGPDGGKLSKRHGATAVSDYRSKGYLPEAINNYLALLSWAPEDTREVFLLDELARAFAIERISKSPAIFDIDKLNWLNGQHIRLADLERLTNLCVPYLRDAGLVPDGELSRDEFEHLMKIVEAVRGNLVVLSEIPAYAKIFLSEFKIEPEAAEWLKKPQASEVLAVLLDQLKSQEQLDFESGRALVNGLREAFKPRGIAGKDLFMPIRVALTGSLRGPELPYVLKILDKDEAIARVEKALKEAS, from the coding sequence ATGGGTAAAGTACGCGTGCGTTTTGCACCAAGTCCAACCGGGCATTTGCACATTGGGACGGCTCGGACTGCTCTTTTAAATTGGCTTTATGCCAGAAAGGAGCAGGGTACGTTTATCGTTAGAATCGAAGATACCGATCGAAGCCGCTCAACGATCGAATTTGAGGGCTCTATCTTAGAAGACCTGGCCTGGATGGGCCTTAACTGGGATGAAGGCCCAGACGTTGGCGGCAATTTTGGTCCTTATAGACAGAGCGAGAGGTTTGATTTGTATCAAATGCGGGTCAACGAGCTTCTGCACTCTGGCCAGGCTTACCGCTGTTACTGCACCCCAGAGGAGTTGGAGGAGAGAAGAAAGAAAAGGCTTGCTATGGGCCTTATGCCAATATACGAGGGAACCTGCCGCAATTTGACTGCGGAGCAGGAATCTGAGTGCATCGCGCAGGGTAGAAAGCCGGCTATACGTTTTCGCGTGCCCGATGAAAAAATTATCGTTCAGGACCTGGTTCGGGGTGAGATTGAGTTTTCAAGCAGCGTTATTGGTGACTTTATTATTCTACGCTCCGATGGCACACCGTCATTTCATTTAGCGGTCGTAGTTGATGACGGCGAGATGGGGATCACCCATGTCATAAGGGGCGAGGATCATATAACCAACACAGCAAGGCACGTCCCTTTATTTAAAGCGCTTGGCTATACTGTCCCAAAATTTGCCCACAACGCCATGATCCTTGGTCCCGATGGAGGAAAACTCAGCAAGCGTCATGGCGCAACAGCTGTTAGCGATTATCGATCAAAAGGATATCTTCCTGAGGCAATAAACAACTACCTTGCACTTCTTAGCTGGGCACCTGAGGATACGCGCGAGGTGTTTTTGCTTGACGAGCTTGCACGGGCTTTTGCAATCGAGCGGATATCTAAAAGCCCGGCAATATTTGATATTGATAAACTTAACTGGCTAAACGGCCAGCATATAAGGTTGGCAGATCTAGAAAGACTCACCAACCTCTGCGTTCCATATCTAAGGGATGCGGGGTTGGTACCAGATGGTGAGCTATCCCGGGACGAGTTTGAACACTTGATGAAGATAGTAGAGGCGGTGCGCGGAAATCTCGTTGTGCTGTCTGAGATACCGGCATATGCTAAAATATTCTTAAGCGAATTTAAGATAGAGCCCGAAGCCGCCGAGTGGCTTAAAAAACCTCAGGCCTCCGAAGTTCTTGCCGTACTTCTCGACCAGCTGAAAAGCCAAGAACAATTGGATTTTGAAAGCGGCCGCGCGCTGGTAAATGGATTGCGCGAGGCATTTAAGCCGCGTGGCATAGCCGGAAAGGACCTTTTTATGCCAATCCGCGTTGCGCTTACAGGAAGTTTAAGAGGCCCGGAGCTGCCCTACGTCTTAAAAATCCTTGATAAGGACGAAGCAATAGCAAGAGTGGAGAAGGCGTTAAAAGAGGCTAGTTAA
- the rlmB gene encoding 23S rRNA (guanosine(2251)-2'-O)-methyltransferase RlmB yields METVEGRQAVYELLKSRKHINKIYIAQNVKPSDILSKIEALANKQGVSIERVDRQHLDELSRSRSHQGVIALVEPYKYLSLAEFLKGIDMAKKPVILLLDGVTDPQNFGAIIRSADAAGIAGIIVTKRRVAPVTATVHKASAGATAYVKIAQVSNLAYTIDDLKEEGFWVIGASEKAVQVYFKADLNMPIAIVLGSEGKGLSRLIAEKCDLLVAIPMKGHVSSLNVSVAGALLMYEALRQREMGD; encoded by the coding sequence TTGGAAACCGTAGAGGGGCGGCAGGCAGTTTACGAGCTACTCAAGAGCCGCAAGCATATAAATAAAATATATATCGCTCAAAACGTAAAACCATCAGATATACTAAGCAAAATAGAAGCCCTGGCAAATAAACAGGGCGTTTCTATTGAGAGGGTGGATAGACAGCATTTGGATGAACTGTCCCGATCAAGGTCGCATCAGGGAGTTATCGCCTTAGTCGAGCCATATAAATATCTCTCTCTTGCGGAGTTTCTCAAGGGTATTGATATGGCTAAAAAACCAGTTATTTTGCTTCTAGATGGTGTTACTGACCCGCAGAACTTTGGCGCGATTATAAGAAGCGCTGATGCAGCGGGGATAGCTGGAATAATTGTAACCAAGAGACGGGTAGCTCCTGTGACGGCTACGGTGCACAAAGCATCTGCCGGTGCGACTGCTTATGTAAAAATAGCCCAAGTCAGTAACCTTGCTTATACAATAGACGATTTAAAGGAGGAGGGTTTTTGGGTTATTGGCGCAAGCGAGAAGGCCGTTCAGGTCTACTTTAAAGCCGACCTTAATATGCCGATCGCTATCGTTTTAGGAAGCGAAGGAAAGGGCCTCTCACGTCTTATTGCCGAGAAATGCGATCTTTTAGTTGCAATACCTATGAAGGGGCATGTATCCTCGCTAAATGTAAGCGTAGCTGGTGCGCTTTTAATGTATGAAGCATTAAGGCAGAGGGAAATGGGAGATTAG
- the ispF gene encoding 2-C-methyl-D-erythritol 2,4-cyclodiphosphate synthase, which produces MRIGIGFDVHRFAAGRSLILGGVSIPSDVGLEGHSDADVLTHAIIDAMLGAVAAGDLGYYFPDTDMKFKDISSLKLLEDTVSILKDKGYRVFNIDSIVVLENPKIAPFRQQMRESVAGVCGIDISRISIKATTTEGLGYTGRGEGVAAQAVVLVEEI; this is translated from the coding sequence ATGAGAATAGGAATAGGTTTTGACGTACATCGGTTTGCCGCAGGCCGCTCCCTAATACTTGGGGGAGTATCTATCCCATCGGATGTCGGTCTTGAAGGCCACTCTGATGCCGATGTGCTGACGCATGCAATAATCGATGCGATGTTAGGCGCAGTTGCCGCGGGCGACCTCGGGTATTATTTTCCCGACACCGATATGAAGTTTAAAGATATCTCCAGCCTTAAACTGTTGGAAGATACTGTTAGTATCTTGAAGGATAAAGGGTATCGCGTGTTTAATATCGACTCAATCGTAGTTCTTGAAAATCCCAAGATAGCTCCTTTTAGGCAGCAGATGAGGGAATCGGTTGCTGGTGTCTGCGGCATTGATATCTCAAGAATAAGTATTAAGGCAACAACGACAGAGGGTCTTGGCTATACGGGAAGAGGTGAGGGTGTAGCAGCCCAGGCTGTTGTTTTAGTCGAGGAGATATAA
- the ispD gene encoding 2-C-methyl-D-erythritol 4-phosphate cytidylyltransferase, which produces MNLALIVAAGKGKRMGNKRGKQFLPLLDKPVLAHTLISFEQAVSVDEVIVITTEENLDKCRSVVDKYNASKVSKVVVGGKERQDSVYQGLVTAGDIKGVDVVMVHDGARPLVDPDLINRVAGGLVDCDGAIAGIPAKDTIKLVKDDFIVETLDRMQTWQIQTPQAFHFETLLCAHEKAKSEGFYGTDDSVLVERIGGRVKVVLGSEENIKITTPADLIIAEAILKSRVLAPGIENRQKVTGKWKE; this is translated from the coding sequence ATGAACTTGGCTTTGATAGTTGCCGCCGGTAAAGGCAAACGTATGGGCAATAAGAGGGGCAAGCAGTTCTTGCCCCTCTTAGATAAACCTGTGCTGGCGCACACGCTTATATCCTTTGAGCAAGCCGTTTCGGTTGATGAGGTAATAGTAATAACAACCGAAGAGAATCTTGATAAGTGTCGCTCAGTTGTAGACAAATATAATGCATCTAAGGTATCCAAAGTGGTAGTTGGCGGAAAAGAGCGCCAGGACTCAGTTTATCAAGGTCTCGTAACTGCCGGAGACATTAAAGGTGTTGATGTGGTGATGGTACATGATGGGGCAAGGCCCCTTGTCGACCCCGATCTGATCAATCGCGTTGCAGGAGGCCTTGTCGATTGCGATGGTGCCATTGCCGGCATTCCTGCTAAAGACACCATAAAACTTGTTAAAGACGACTTTATCGTTGAGACGCTTGATAGGATGCAAACCTGGCAGATACAAACACCGCAGGCGTTTCATTTCGAAACGCTGTTGTGCGCGCATGAGAAGGCTAAAAGCGAGGGATTTTACGGGACCGATGACTCGGTTTTGGTGGAGAGGATTGGCGGTAGGGTAAAGGTAGTTTTGGGCTCAGAAGAGAATATTAAAATTACTACGCCGGCTGATTTAATAATTGCAGAAGCAATACTTAAGAGCAGGGTTTTGGCTCCTGGAATCGAAAATCGGCAAAAGGTTACTGGAAAGTGGAAAGAATGA
- the disA gene encoding DNA integrity scanning diadenylate cyclase DisA — MQFTRREEKELVRALEKVAPGTELREGLEHILSARTGALIVIGDYEEVQSLCNGGFELSVEFTPQRLFELAKMDGAIIMDDAISRILRANVHLVPDPTLPTSETGMRHRTAERVARQTKALVISISQRRDIISLYLDGIKYALQDIRVLLAKANQALQTLEKYKIRLDEVLANLSALEFEDLATLLDVVTVLQRSEMVRRVSREVERYISELGTEGRLIRLQLDELVGTADEQSVMIIKDYAVDPKKVNEISEALADLTPEELLDLNEIAKILGYEEVVDLLEQPVHSRGYRLLSKIPRLYNDVIEKIVTKFHNLQSIMNASIEELDSVEGVGPIRAKAIKDGLQRLKEYNILERYI; from the coding sequence ATGCAGTTCACTCGCCGTGAAGAAAAAGAATTGGTTAGGGCACTTGAGAAGGTTGCTCCTGGCACCGAACTCAGAGAAGGTCTGGAGCACATCTTAAGCGCGCGCACCGGGGCACTGATTGTTATAGGCGATTACGAAGAAGTACAGTCTCTGTGCAACGGTGGCTTTGAACTTTCGGTTGAGTTTACCCCGCAGAGATTGTTTGAGCTTGCCAAGATGGATGGCGCAATAATTATGGATGATGCAATAAGCCGCATTCTGCGCGCCAATGTTCACTTAGTCCCAGACCCCACGCTTCCGACAAGCGAGACCGGTATGCGGCACCGTACTGCAGAGAGGGTTGCAAGGCAGACTAAGGCACTTGTAATCTCAATATCTCAGAGAAGGGATATTATCTCTCTTTATCTAGACGGTATTAAATACGCCCTTCAAGATATCAGGGTGCTTCTTGCTAAAGCAAACCAGGCTCTACAAACCCTTGAGAAGTATAAGATACGTTTAGACGAGGTCCTTGCCAACTTAAGCGCGCTTGAGTTTGAGGATTTGGCAACGCTTCTTGACGTGGTAACAGTTCTTCAGCGATCTGAGATGGTAAGGCGGGTATCTCGCGAGGTTGAGAGGTACATAAGCGAGCTTGGGACCGAAGGGCGCCTTATTAGATTGCAGCTTGATGAGTTAGTCGGTACCGCTGATGAGCAATCGGTGATGATTATCAAAGACTACGCCGTTGATCCAAAGAAGGTAAATGAGATTAGCGAGGCTTTAGCAGACCTGACACCGGAAGAACTACTTGATTTAAACGAGATAGCCAAGATTCTTGGCTACGAAGAAGTAGTAGACCTTCTTGAGCAGCCTGTTCACTCTAGAGGATACCGTTTACTCAGCAAGATACCGAGGCTTTATAACGATGTCATAGAAAAGATTGTTACCAAGTTCCATAATTTACAGTCGATTATGAATGCAAGTATTGAGGAACTAGACTCGGTTGAAGGTGTTGGACCGATCCGCGCCAAGGCGATAAAAGATGGCCTGCAGAGGCTGAAAGAGTACAATATACTTGAGAGGTACATTTAA
- a CDS encoding NYN domain-containing protein: protein MKKLLIVDGYNLIYTTERYKKWRESDLELARIKLIEDLATLQTQGDYKVILVFDAAKTGAASRQHAEILGIDVWFTRTGETADRMIEQLVHQGDHEGDIVVATSDYTEQKVIFKPGVLRKSSRELLLELESTEKEIKSLSKKGGKFRLEERLDNALRTALERIIGIKE, encoded by the coding sequence ATGAAAAAGCTATTAATCGTAGACGGATATAACTTAATATACACAACGGAGAGATACAAAAAGTGGCGGGAGAGTGACCTTGAGCTTGCTCGCATTAAGCTAATAGAAGACCTCGCTACCTTGCAGACACAGGGGGACTATAAAGTCATCCTTGTCTTTGATGCGGCCAAGACCGGTGCGGCAAGCCGACAGCACGCAGAAATACTCGGCATCGATGTCTGGTTTACCAGAACAGGGGAGACGGCGGACAGGATGATCGAGCAACTGGTACATCAGGGTGACCACGAAGGAGATATTGTAGTTGCGACCTCCGATTATACTGAACAAAAGGTGATATTTAAACCGGGAGTTTTACGCAAAAGTTCCCGTGAGCTTTTGCTCGAACTTGAGTCGACCGAAAAAGAAATCAAGTCGCTTTCCAAGAAGGGCGGGAAGTTCCGACTCGAAGAAAGACTCGATAACGCCCTTAGAACCGCGCTTGAGAGGATCATAGGCATCAAGGAATAG